Proteins from a single region of Carassius gibelio isolate Cgi1373 ecotype wild population from Czech Republic chromosome A5, carGib1.2-hapl.c, whole genome shotgun sequence:
- the kremen1 gene encoding kremen protein 1 isoform X2, producing the protein MDSWRIAALLVAACLSASASDQLESECYTANGEDYRGRQNQTSLEGGRPCLFWNETFQHPYNTIKYPHGEGGLGPHNFCRNPDGDVRPWCYIADLEDGIYWKYCDIPTCQMPGNLGCFKDSGDPTPLSGGYQTSNKLTIQNCISFCRNQRYKLAGMESGYACFCGNDLDYHRHGDAPSTECNHVCFGDHTQPCGGDGRVIVFDTKVGACGGNYTSPSAVIYSPDFPDKYRPGRVCYWTIQVPGASVILFNFTFFNIVDQTDMVELLNGYSNQVVARFDGRNPPRDIVNITSDFVILYFYSDRTNEAQGFSILYHALRNQAVSPVEEDDVGDEEDTSTVQPHMGSTTSSQNGKSSLRYYVITSSPANMPVWTIYALAALLTLTVIAMVAKLLLHLTVKSPSIPSISGSDSCAQSTTPEPWIIFYRPSTISLFKKKLKNHHGDLSPLVGN; encoded by the exons AGTGTTATACAGCAAATGGAGAGGACTACAGAGGTCGACAGAACCAAACAAGTCTGGAAGGAGGGAGGCCATGCCTTTTCTGGAATGAGACTTTCCAGCATCCATACAACACCATCAAATACCCCCATGGGGAAGGAGGTCTTGGACCACACAACTTCTGCAG GAACCCAGATGGAGATGTTCGGCCATGGTGTTACATTGCAGATCTCGAGGACGGAATCTACTGGAAATACTGTGATATTCCGACTTGTCAAA TGCCTGGTAACCTGGGCTGTTTTAAGGACAGCGGTGATCCAACACCTCTGTCTGGAGGCTACCAGACCTCCAACAAACTCACTATTCAGAACTGCATCAGCTTCTGCCGCAACCAGAGATACAAG CTCGCCGGTATGGAATCCGGCTATGCTTGTTTCTGTGGCAACGACCTTGATTATCATCGTCACGGTGATGCTCCAAGCACTGAGTGTAACCATGTGTGTTTTGGAGATCATACTCAGCCATGTGGAGGCGATGGACGTGTCATAGTCTTCGACA CAAAAGTAGGCGCTTGTGGAGGAAACTACACATCACCCTCTGCAGTAATCTACTCTCCTGATTTCCCGGACAAATACAGACCTGGCAGGGTCTGCTATTGGACCATTCAG GTTCCAGGTGCTTCCGTCATTCTGTTCAACTTTACTTTCTTCAATATCGTGGATCAGACTGATATGGTGGAACTGCTGAATGGCTACTCCAATCAGGTGGTGGCACGATTCGATGGGCGCAATCCTCCGCGGGACATCGTGAACATCACCTCAGACTTcgtcattttgtatttttactcaGACAGGACCAATGAGGCACAGGGGTTTTCTATTCTTTATCATG CCTTAAGAAATCAAGCAGTCTCTCCTGTGGAGGAGGATGATGTTGGTGATGAAGAGGACACCAGTACAGTGCAGCCACATATGGGAAGCACTACATCCAGTCAGAATGGAAAATCTTCCCTCCGGTACTACGTGATCACATCAAGTCCTGCAAACATGCCAG TGTGGACCATCTATGCATTAGCTGCTCTGCTAACGCTAACAGTCATAGCCATGGTGGCCAAACTGCTCCTGCATCTTACTGTAAA ATCCCCGTCCATCCCGTCAATCAGTGGGTCAGATTCATGTGCACAGAGCACTACGCCTGAACCATGGATCATCTTCTACAGACCTTCTACCATCTCTCTGTTTAAAAAGAAACTCAAGAACCACCATGGAGACCTCAGCCCTCTCGTGGGAAACTAA
- the kremen1 gene encoding kremen protein 1 isoform X1 has translation MDSWRIAALLVAACLSASASDQLESECYTANGEDYRGRQNQTSLEGGRPCLFWNETFQHPYNTIKYPHGEGGLGPHNFCRNPDGDVRPWCYIADLEDGIYWKYCDIPTCQMPGNLGCFKDSGDPTPLSGGYQTSNKLTIQNCISFCRNQRYKLAGMESGYACFCGNDLDYHRHGDAPSTECNHVCFGDHTQPCGGDGRVIVFDTKVGACGGNYTSPSAVIYSPDFPDKYRPGRVCYWTIQVPGASVILFNFTFFNIVDQTDMVELLNGYSNQVVARFDGRNPPRDIVNITSDFVILYFYSDRTNEAQGFSILYHALRNQAVSPVEEDDVGDEEDTSTVQPHMGSTTSSQNGKSSLRYYVITSSPANMPGQWPGPGRTAGHSTMWTIYALAALLTLTVIAMVAKLLLHLTVKSPSIPSISGSDSCAQSTTPEPWIIFYRPSTISLFKKKLKNHHGDLSPLVGN, from the exons AGTGTTATACAGCAAATGGAGAGGACTACAGAGGTCGACAGAACCAAACAAGTCTGGAAGGAGGGAGGCCATGCCTTTTCTGGAATGAGACTTTCCAGCATCCATACAACACCATCAAATACCCCCATGGGGAAGGAGGTCTTGGACCACACAACTTCTGCAG GAACCCAGATGGAGATGTTCGGCCATGGTGTTACATTGCAGATCTCGAGGACGGAATCTACTGGAAATACTGTGATATTCCGACTTGTCAAA TGCCTGGTAACCTGGGCTGTTTTAAGGACAGCGGTGATCCAACACCTCTGTCTGGAGGCTACCAGACCTCCAACAAACTCACTATTCAGAACTGCATCAGCTTCTGCCGCAACCAGAGATACAAG CTCGCCGGTATGGAATCCGGCTATGCTTGTTTCTGTGGCAACGACCTTGATTATCATCGTCACGGTGATGCTCCAAGCACTGAGTGTAACCATGTGTGTTTTGGAGATCATACTCAGCCATGTGGAGGCGATGGACGTGTCATAGTCTTCGACA CAAAAGTAGGCGCTTGTGGAGGAAACTACACATCACCCTCTGCAGTAATCTACTCTCCTGATTTCCCGGACAAATACAGACCTGGCAGGGTCTGCTATTGGACCATTCAG GTTCCAGGTGCTTCCGTCATTCTGTTCAACTTTACTTTCTTCAATATCGTGGATCAGACTGATATGGTGGAACTGCTGAATGGCTACTCCAATCAGGTGGTGGCACGATTCGATGGGCGCAATCCTCCGCGGGACATCGTGAACATCACCTCAGACTTcgtcattttgtatttttactcaGACAGGACCAATGAGGCACAGGGGTTTTCTATTCTTTATCATG CCTTAAGAAATCAAGCAGTCTCTCCTGTGGAGGAGGATGATGTTGGTGATGAAGAGGACACCAGTACAGTGCAGCCACATATGGGAAGCACTACATCCAGTCAGAATGGAAAATCTTCCCTCCGGTACTACGTGATCACATCAAGTCCTGCAAACATGCCAGGTCAGTGGCCTGGACCGGGCCGGACCGCGGGCCACAGCACCA TGTGGACCATCTATGCATTAGCTGCTCTGCTAACGCTAACAGTCATAGCCATGGTGGCCAAACTGCTCCTGCATCTTACTGTAAA ATCCCCGTCCATCCCGTCAATCAGTGGGTCAGATTCATGTGCACAGAGCACTACGCCTGAACCATGGATCATCTTCTACAGACCTTCTACCATCTCTCTGTTTAAAAAGAAACTCAAGAACCACCATGGAGACCTCAGCCCTCTCGTGGGAAACTAA